The Culex quinquefasciatus strain JHB chromosome 2, VPISU_Cqui_1.0_pri_paternal, whole genome shotgun sequence genome contains the following window.
tggtaccgtaaactggggtgactttgatagcccggggtgacattgatagaaatatgatttggccactaattttgatacatccaatgtaacagtctcatttttgcaaatatattcgataataagctatcgcttaatgcttacatactcaaaattctcaaaaatgtttagataataatttgacgggcatttgaaaaacctatcaaagtcaccccgggctatcaaagtcaccccagtttacggtataacaaaggacacagctgattttaacagacgaatcattctactcgatttgcctatgtatgCGTGTCATTTTGTTACgaactaacacactctcgcaTGTGGATATCTCTATAAAAGGTTTAAgctgggagcgttcttttattacgtaacgcagatggggggggggggtcggaggcagtggttacgctccatacaaaatttttgaaatttatatgaaaattttgtttcgaggggggagggggtctaaaaactgttttgcgttacgtaataaaagaacgctccctattaTGGATTTTcatatcaattttgaaaattaaacttcgcggcccttcttgacagaaaaaggtcctacttgacagctcctTCCAAAGGAAACAGAATTGATTCATCGTAAAATGATGTCTTGTCAATAATGTTTGATAAGAACTGATTTTCaaccgtgttttttaccgttgtacattaaTATTTTCATAGGGCATTAGGACCCTATTGTTTATGATCGGAGAACAAATATCTTTCGGTGTctcaaatttcttgtttttggcGATTTACAGAGCACTCAATCTGTGTACTGCAGGGCCAGATCATGCATGTGTGAAACACTTCGATATGCTGGGGGGATTTTTCTCAGTGTAATATGTATCATGAGAATGTAACAGAATTCAATGTCGCGCAACAAAATGTGTAGAGTTTCAAATTTTGTGTTGCTAAACGCACCGTCGCATTtctttgttgacattttgaatATCAGCcaacaatcaaattttgatcggGCTGATGTAAGTTtgtaatttgaagaatttatttaaaagtataaaacaaacaaacattttaaacaatCAAGGATTTCAAGATGACCGTTCATTCACTCACCACAAGGCGCCTTGTTCTTCGACTTTATCGAGATCTCCAGCGATACGGTTCCCAGCTTCAACTGACCGACAAAGACTACTTCCGGCATCGCATCCGTACTGAATTCACGCACAATCGAGACTTTATCGACCCCAAGGAAATAGAATTCGCGTACAAGGTTTGTTGTGTCGTGGTATTAAATGGTAAATGGCAAGTTGCTTAAATTAGCTTTTTGATTTTTCCAGCGCGGGCGAACTCTGCTGGATCGAGCACGTGTAATTTAGTCGTAAAATGCTTTCGCTTAGAACCATCTCTTCTTCCGTCCGGCAGTCAATCTTCGCCATCACTCGCTTCAAAACAACCATCGATGTGTCGAAAGTTCCGGTACTGCGTGACGAGGACCTCGAGGAAGCATTCGTTCGTGGAAGCGGCCCCGGTGGCCAATCGGTTGCCAAGACCAACAACAAGGTCGTTTTGACTCACAAACCGACCGGAATAGTGATTCAGTGTCACTCCTCGCGATCGCTGTTTAAAAATCGCGAGGAAGCCCGCCGGTTGCTGATTTTAAAGCTGGACGAGCTGGAAAACGGAGACCAATCCGTCGAAGCGCAGCGCCAGAAAATTGAAGCAAAGAAACACTCGGAGACGACGCGCCGGAAGATGAAACGGCAGGAGCTGAAGCGATCGTGGAAGGATCGGGAGTTCGGAGGGCAAGATTGAGACGATTTGAAgatgtgttttaaaatttagttgctaaatagaatgttgaaaattaccacgaactaaaattaccaaatttgttgattttctcCTCCTGTTTCCGTTTTTTAACCTGCGTGGAGTCAGTCCCACCGGTGGACGGTTCCTTTGATTCTGCCGACGTCCGTTTGGTGATGTCCTTGTCTAAATATTTGCCCACACCTGATCGGAATACCTTGAGCGGTTGTGCCTTTGCCGTTTTCTTTTGCTTCTCCTCCGCCTCTCGCTGAACTCGCTCCAGCTCGTCAGTTCGTGCCTTCGCTAGTTGCTCGTCCGCTTCTTGGAATGGATCCACGAAAACTTGCACCCTCtggatgaaaatattttctatcGGCCTGTCGCGGTTGTCCACCTCGATATGTTCCATCTCGGTTAGGGCTTCCAGCCCGCCAACGAGTTTTCCAAAGATTGTGTGCTTTCCGTCCAGGTGCCGACAGGATCGATACGTAATAAAGCTGAAACATATCCGTTGTTATTAGAAGTCTGAGAAGTAAGAACTCATTGAAACAAACAATTGTGATCCGTTAGTATTCGGTCCGGAATTGGCCATCGAAAGTATTCCCCTGCCCGCGTGCGTCAGATTTGGCTTGATCTCGTCGGCAAATTTAGTTCCCCAGATGGACGCGCCACCGTTTCCCACACCGGTTGGGTCACCTCCCTGGATCATAAAGTTCCGAATAGAGCGATGAAAGATGCACCCATTGTAATAACCGGAAGCACAGTGCTTCAGGAAGTTTTCGCACGTCTTCGGCACCTGATCGCAGTACAGCTCAAAATTCAGCGCACCAAAGTTGGTCAACAAGCGCACGTAGCCCTTCTTCTTGACTCGCTCATACCGAATGACGTCCTCTTCGATGATCGCAGCCTCGTGATTCAGCACCGGAACCATCGAGGTGCTCGTGAAAGCGGCCGCGACTGCCCCCGTGGAATAGTGGGCCGCGTTGAATTTGTCCGCCACCTTGTGTTCGGAGGATTTTTCCTCCGGTGCTTTGTAGTCCTTCTCCAGCTGCGTAAGAATCTCCCGCGTCTCCATTGAAATCGTTTTCAGCCGTCCTTGCGGGTCCTTGCGTTCCGCCCGTTCCTCCTCCGTTTCCACGCGCAGCTTCTTTTTGATGTGGTGGAAATTGGAAATGTTAAACTTTTCCAAATTGCTCGGATCCTGAATGGTGATGATGTCCTTCCGCGTGAACGGAGTATCGTCCAGCAGATCCTTCCAATTTTTGGCCTTTGCATTCAGCTGTTCCGTTGCCTCGTACGAGAACACGTTTCCCGTCTTTCCGTTAACGACAATGTGGGAATTCTTCGTAAACGGCTTGAACAACGTCGGACAGTGGTACTGGCCCTCGTGGTTCTTGGTAAAGTTCAACTTTATCAGCGACTTCCCGTCAAGCGGGGCTCCGGTAACCGGGTTGACCTTAAAGTGCTTGATAAAGTCGATAATCGCGGCCAGTTCAAACACGTTTCCGTCCTTGTCGCAGTAGGGGTGCTCGAACGGAACCATCGTGAGGCAACAGTGGTCAAACGGAAGCCGCTTGAACTTGATTTGCTCATTTTCCACCGAATCCGGTTTGTGGCCACCGTAAAACTCGGACCACTCGGTGTACGTAAGGTACCTGCGGGAAAAAAGAGGGATTGTTATGAAGTTAGGAGATTAAATCGTTTGTACATACATTTTGTCCTTCTGATGTTGCTTTTTACCCATTTTGACGATGGATTTATATTTTGACGATAGATAAAAAACTGATTTAAGTTCAATTTGTTGCAATTTCTCGGAGGATTTTTGCTGCTTTATTTATCAACAAAGAAATTATTTGACGTTTCTCGCCGTCGTTCCAGAATTTCTACACAAACCCAAGGTTGCTAACCAAATTCCCACCCTAGCGAGACATGTGCAGGCGCAGCACGCAGCCAGATGATGTCTCATCAAAATGTCACcgatgcaacaagttgcaaactCCGGCAACagttatttaaagaatttaaatttcaacagcaagtTGCTAAAGACAGGTCTAAAATATAGTTCTTTTAAACATAACCTTGCTTAAACGCTTGTTTTTTGACACTcccaaacattatttttctcaTCACTCATTTTAATTACATATGatacaaaataaccaaaaaatgaCAATGACCAATTTCAGATCGAGCATTTAGAGAAGGCACATTCTGTCAAAAAAACCACGAAGCAAATTCTGCAAAACGGTTTAAAAtccgttttaaattttttgtgatttataaAGTATGCATAAGAATCTTTATTTTATGCACCTTATTGTTAACATCAACTAATTTAACTACATCATTAGCTCATTTAAATGCATTGTTTTGCTTTAACTATTTCATCatgcagaaaataaaaatataaattcaattttaattctTCCACATACAATGAAGTTCAAATTGATCCGGACAAGTGTGAAAGAACCTTAAACCTCTTCAGTCCCTTTCcaccattttgtttttgttttgcgcgTTTTTTTTCCTTGCTGCGCTGTGATTGGCTGTTCTCCAACCCGGCTAGCCTATAAAAGAAGTTGGCAGTGTCAAAATTCCGTCATTCTCACTGTAATATTCGACGGAGTAACATCGCATCGGAAGCTGACTAAGGACCATGGCTCGCACGAAGCAAACCGCTCGCAAGTCCACCGGGGGAAAAGCACCGCGGAAACAGTTGGCCACGAAGGCAGCTCGCAAGAGTGCGCCGGCCACCGGAGGAGTGAAGAAGCCGCACCGATTCCGGCCGGGGACCGTGGCGCTGCGCGAGATTCGCCGCTACCAGAAGTCGACGGAGTTGTTGCTGCGGAAGCTGCCCTTCCAGCGGTTGGTGCGCGAGGTCGCCCAGGACTTCAAGACGGATCTGCGGTTCCAGAGTTCGGCCGTGATGGCGCTGCAGGAGGCCTGCGAGGCGTATCTGGTGGGGCTGTTCGAGGACACGAACCTGTGTGCGATCCACGCCAAACGTGTCACGATCATGCCCAAggacatccaactagctcgtcgcattcgtGGCGAGCGCTCCTGAAAGATTTAGTTCTTATCAGTTCCAATCTGTTGAAAGAGTTGTTTCAAATCTAATTCCAAatcggcccttttcagggccacccCAAATGAATCACGAAAGAGTTTATCTTGACAATTTCTCTAGGTTAAACTTTGGAAGAGCGTGTAATGCATTTCGAATCTATTTTGCGCAAgtgttaattaataattacCGTTTTTCCATTTTCACATTGTGCATTTATGAGGTCcgtttcaatagggcgaatatGCGTGTTTGCAAGCAGCAAGTTTGTCTGTTCGACGCAGTGTACCAGTTTGATTTTGCCAATCGAACCATCTACACAGGGTGCTTTGTTCAAGGGAAAAGCAGACTgttgacaggcgcaaaattttgcgtttgcgttcaggccTTACGACAATTTTCTTTTCTGGTATGAATTGGTCAGAGggctttttgttaatttgatttggttaaccgttCGAATTATTTCTAGAAAATCCACCACggttaatcaaatcaaattaacaaaagccctcagaTCTGGACGTAAACGctaaattttgcgcctgtcatcatagcctgccagtcattgaccattgaacaaagcaacccctttagattgttcgactgacagttgatggaaaaatcgaattGTCACAGCGTTATGCGTTCACCACTTTGTCGAACgaacaatcttgttcttagcggAATCTGGATCAACCAAGGAGGCAGATTTTGAACCATATTCGTGAAATAATTGTTGCGGTTTTCCATTAGTTTGAGATGTGGAACTTTCGATAGTTGAGAAAATTTACCGGAATCGCAACCATTCGACTCGGGAATTCGCCCTCAAGAAACGTTTACGCTGATTGATTTTGaagaataactctttcgtgaatatgtagtggccctgaaaagggccgtttaGTTTAACTCCTCTACTTGGAGCTGGTAAACTTGGTGACTGCCTTGGTTCCCTCGGACACGGCGTGCTTGGCTAGCTCTCCCGGCAGCAGCAAACGGACGGCCGTTTGAATCTCCCGCGACGAAATCGTCATCCGCTTGTTGTAATGGGCCAGCCGAGAAGCTTCCGCCGCAATCCGCTCGAAGATGTCGTTCACGAAGCTGTTCATGATGCTCATAGACTTCTTCGAGATGCGCGTGTCCGGGTGGACCTGCTTCAGCACCAACAGGATGTACCGGTGGTAGTTTTCCGAGCGACGAACTTTGCGCGCCTTTCTACCtccatcagcagcagcacccTTGACGATGTTCTTCGACGCCTTGCCAACAGCCATCTTCTTAGAGATGGCCGTTTTCGGAGGCATGTTGGTTCTGGGTCATGGATTCGATGTTAATACTTCAACAGTCACAGTAGGAATGATACTGTCGGCTGGGCATCAGTTGGTTTTGTTAGCGCGAGTAGGGAACGCATGCTCCTCCTTTGGCGTTTGCTTCCTTCTCTCTACGTCATTCGTAGCTCCGCCCCCTCTCTGCTCGAAACGCCAACTGAGTGATTATATAACAAATTTTCGGGAGGGCAAATTTTTCACAGTGTGTAGACAGCAACGGTACATCCGACCTCTTTGCGGAAGACCTCCGCAAACTCACTGACGGCCAGACCAGGTACGTGGTAGCTGGGGACCTAAATGCTCGCCACCCCCAGTGGCGGAATCACATCCGCAACAAGAACGGTGCACTCTTGGCGGACCACCTAAGCTCGGGCACGTGCGACATCTACTTCCCGGACGATCCAACGTTCCTCTCCCCGGCTGGAACTCCGTCCACGCTAGATGTGTTCCTGTCTGATCTGCCTCTCTCGAAACCAACCACAATCCAAGATCTAAGCTCGGACCACTACCCTGTAGTGTGCAAGCTGGAATGCACCCCAACGCCTGCTCGACCGGCGATGAGGCGCGACTACCACCGGGTCAACTGGGTGTCCCTCAGCCGCATTGTGGACTCCCGTATTCCCGATCAACCGGAACTGCCGACGATAGAGGCCATCGACAACCAACTGGAAGCCTTCGAGAACGCTGTTCAGCAGGCGGAAGAAGCTTGCATCCGTGAGGTTCCGGTGAGGCGTCAATTTACTGCGATCGACGACTTCACCCGTCAACTCATACAGCAGCGAAACATCGTGAGGAGGCAGTTCCAGAGGTCCGGCTGCCTGCTCAAAAAGGAAGAGGTGAGCCTTCTGAACGCCGAGATTCGGAACCGTATGCTGCAAATCCGGAACAAGCAGTTCGCCAACAACATCAGCCAGATGACCGACCATTCGAAGCCGTTCTGGAAAGTGGCCAAGCTGCTGAAGAAAAGACCGAGTCCCGTGCCCCCGCTCAAAGTCAACGGTGACCTCCTGGTGTCACCTCAAGAAAAGGTCAACGCGATCGCCGGCAAGCTGGTTGAAGCACATCACCTTGGAGCCGGAATGGTAAGTCCCCATGAAGCAGCCGTGCAGCAATCCATGCGAGAGCTCGACGACCAGACCAACGCCGCCCCTTTTCCTGGACGGGTCACGGAGGACGAAGTGCGAGCGGCCGTGAAGTGCGGTAAGAACATGAAAGCCCCTGGCGTCGACGGAATATTCAACCTTGTGTTGAAAAAGCTCTCGGGCAAAGCGTATCGACTCCTGGCGATGGTCTTTACACGATGCTTCCAACTTTGCTACTTCCCGACCAGGTGGAAGATGGGGAAAGTTATCCCCATTCTGAAACCTGGTAAGGACCCAACGCTCCCAACAAGCTACCGCCCGATATCGCTCTTGTCAGCGATAAGCAAGTTGTTCGAAAGGTTGATTCTCCAGCGACTGATGGTTCACGTCGAGGACAACAACCTCTTCGCCCCAGAGCAATTTGGTTTCCGCAAGGGCCATTCCACCGTCCACCAGCTGATCCGGGTGGAAAACATGATTCACCGCAACAAAAGGCTTTCGAACAACACTGCCATGGCACTACTTGACGTGGAAAAGGCCTTCGACAATGTTTGGCACGAAGGTCTGCTCCACAAGCTCGTCCAAGCTAACGTCCCGACCTATCTCACCCGGTTGTTGAGGTCCTACCTCAGCGAGCGGAAATTCCGCGTCCACCTCCCGGGCGCCATTTCCGAGGTCCAAGAGGTGGCGGCGGGCGTGGCCCAAGGTAGCCTCATCGGACCGATCCTGTACGTGCTGTTCACCTCGGACGTGCCACCGCTCCCAGCCGGCTGCAGCTTGGCGCTCTACGCCGACGACAGTGCGATCGTGGCTAACGGTCGGACCCCAACGCACTACAGATCCCGACTACAACAAGGCGTTACGGCGTACGTCTCGTACTTGGCTAGCTGGAAGATCAAGGTGAACGAGGCCAAAACGCAAGCGATCCTCTTTCGGCACAGACTGTCGCCGAAGCTGCTCCCTCCGCCTGACTGCTACCTGCGGGTCAACGGCTGCATAGTACCCTGGATGGAGGAGGTCATCTACCTCGGGCTGATCTTCGACACCAAGCTGCTGTATCGGGCCCATTCGGATTCGCTCAAGCGCAGATGTTCCGGATTGGTGAAGGCGCTCTATCCGCTAATAGCGAGAGGTTCCCGTCTCTCGCTCAAAAACAAGTTGGCCATCGTGAAGTCCGTCGTAGCTCCAGTGGTCAACTACGCGATGCCGGTGTGGGGGAAGTGCGCCGAAACCCACAAACGAAAGCTGCAGGTGGTCCAGAACCGGCTGCTGAAGATCGTGCTCAACGCTCCGTTCGACACTAGGACGAGCGAACTCCATCGCGTCTCCGGATGTAAGACCATCCAGCAGCGGCTCGAGGACTCGCTGGACCGCCTGCACTTGAGCGCAACCGCGTCGGAGCACCCGCTCATCCGAGCGCTGGTCtaggatttaaaattttgctcgTAGGTTAAGTTAGCTTAGGTAggttataaaattaaaacaaaacatatACAATTTGTATAACACATTCACACGCAAACACAAAACATAAACATTTGTCATCGATAAAGAACGGAAAACACAAAGATGAAAATGAATAACATGaatcacttgaaaaaaacaaacatgtaaaacgacacaaaagacgcaataaaatctaaattaaactGGTAACTGGGCAAATTTTTCACACCAACTTTATCGTTAACCGTAGCAACTCCTTACCGAATACATCATGTCCGCTCGAGGTCAAGGAGCCAAAGCCAAAACGAAACCGCGTTCTCGGTCGGATCGCTCAGGGCTGCAGTTCCCGGTCAGCCGTGTCCATCGATACCTTAAGAAGGGAAACTACGCCAACATCATCGGAAGCGGCGCTTCGGTCTATCTGGCCGCGGTGCTGGAGTATCTGGCAGCAGAAGTTCTGGAACTGGGAGGAAACGCCGCCCGGGACAACAAGCGCACCCGGATCATCCCGCGGCACCTGCAGTTGGCCATCCGAAACGACGAGGAGCTGAACAAGCTGATGGCTGGCGTGACCCTGTCCCAGGGCGGCGTGTTGCCGAACATCCACGCCGTGTTGCTGCCGAAGAAGACCCAGGAGAAGAAGTCGGAGTAGATTCTGACGGACTGACTAACGCTTACTAAACCGCCCTTTTTAGGGCGACTGAATTTAGTACAAAAGAGTTATTCTTTTCTTAATCAACTAAATATAACAAGttgacactgaaacaaaaatattttctcataAAATTCTGGACCACCATTCGAAAAGGGCGCATTAACGTTTCGACAAGTGGAGCTAATTGTAATATTGGATGTAAGTGgactttaaaaattctttattcATTTCTTATAACTGGACAAGGAAAGATTAATAAAGACACTATCGCATTAGTAGTAAGGTGTAAaatgaaataattaaattttgatttcatcCAACTTCGGTCATCATCTAATTCAAgccttccaaaaataaaaactggattcaAATGGTTCACAACTTTTGCCTTTACTTTTACCGAACCGTTTTAGTTCTTCTTGGCCACCACCAGCTTATCGTTGCTGTCCAGGTAATCGTAGGTCAGCTTGGCCAGTACCGCCCCCGATGAAAGCCCGAGAATCGTGGCCGCGGCGTTGTTCCGTGGGATGGCACTCCGCAGCACGGCCCAAACGAGCACCGATCCGAAGCTGAACAGGGCGGATCCGACGATACTGTACGCGGCCCGCTTCTGGCCACTCGCAACCAGCGCCATGTGCGGCCTGCTGTAGAAGTAGAGCGTTGTTCCGAGCAGGGTGTGCACCAGCAAAAAGTTGGTCACGTCTCGTTTTGGCAGCAGCCTGAAAGATCAAGGAAAGGAATTGTTTAAATGCCTCGGATCTCGGACGATTTAGGGCTGCACTATTAATAGACTGGTGCTTACCGGATGGCAATCGACGGATTCATGACGTTTACGGAAAGAGCCGCATAGCTGACCATCGACTGTACTGGGATGTagtaaaacaaaatgttttcctTCGTCAGCGGCTTCAGTCCAAGCGTCTTGCACAGTGACTGCTGGTTGGCGGCGGCTTCGGTCATCTTGAGAAACTTTGAACACGATAAATATAATGCAAAATGTCACGGGTAACCTCGGAACAAccgggatttttccaacttTACTGGCCCTTTGGAACTGGCTCGGTTCGCATCGATTGTGTAACCTGCGGATGACAGAGCTGTCACAATTTTTACTCCACCTCGTCATGTGTTTTGTAAACATTGCTGTGTAGAGTTTGCTGTTCACTTGATAATTCTACAAAATATGCCAACGTAGGACTACGTTCTGTATGGTGCTGGTTATTCGTTAAACGTTTATTAACGGCAACTTTGAccatcgagctgtcaaatcgcaacatcgagttaaactttctgtgcagttgttGTGAAGGTTACCATGgcttttcgaaaagtttaacttcatgttgcacgcacacactctcacttttaatttctcgattggtcattcgctgcccacgTTTTGATAAGATACGCAGCTGGAAAGGAACAGAAAAGGAAAGTAGCGTTTGACGATTTTTCGCGCGATGCTTGTTTGTacccgcataatcaaataccaaaggtgaaactgtcgaaatcataagaaaattatttctggtatggttaccatttgtgatattgttgatataatgtcaccaccatataacaaaattaaaatggtactatttcccgaattgttacacttatcttgacatattcgaatggttgattttttttcctacaatttaatgaacggtatctattcgtcatacgattaggatggttcgaaacagctattgttagaacataatagtactgtagccggtatgataaaagttatgatactcggtatgatttagtcaaagaagcctaagcggaaaatttcctaaatttcctaagtcctaataattgaaacaattgcacaacaattaatggtacgatataattattcctcatatgtttggtattatttcaaacagtttttgtatgattgagccaaaaatgaattttagcgaaaattttcttaagtcccgatgattcaaacaattgttcaacaattcatggagaaATATAACTTTTCGCCATATGGTAAGGATTTTTCGGAACAGCTATTGTTAAAACATAAGGGTACCATAGCCGACGTAGTACATATTTCCAACTTGAAGCTCAGCGAAAAACTCTTAAGTCCCAATAATCCAAACAATTGTACAACAattctagagtactttttcaaaaggtcctatgcgccaaaagtaaacaaactgagttattCAATGCATAGCGTTCTGCGTATCTGAAACTATAATATCCTCAAACCCGATTTCTTCTaagtctttaatttttaaaataatgagtGATGTGCAAAATGACCTATGAGCATTCTCTAgagttttcaaacaaaataattatACGTCGTTTTACCTCTCAGTGTCTTATGTGCATTCCAGTCAAATGTGGCGCATAGCACAGTCACAAATCGACCTATGTACAGTTTTGATTATATTTCAATCATTATGCAAATACGCTAATACAATAACGACGTATGTCACCACTTTATTGAATAATGAGAAAATTATGATAGTCTTTTTTATATCCATATAGCTTTTCAATAATTATGTTTGTTCAATTATCGTTAAACGTGTATGCGTCAGCTGTAAGAGagtatgaaatgtttcaatgccTGACACAGCAAAAGAGAGGAGCGAAATTGAACCAATCAGCTCTCTCTCCCGTAACCGGGCGGATACGACTCAAAGCATCACATACCAAAACAACTTATGAAACagcataaaatatgttttttgttttggttgatgtatcgagaaattaaaagtgagagtgtgtgcgtgcaacatggagttaaacttttcaaagtgccatggtaatcttcacagcaacttcacagaaagtttaactccatgttgcacacactctcacttttaatttctcgataggtgcttctaaacgatattttttgttattgtttttaattCAGGCGGTTGTATGTTAGTATGTTCCGTCGTCGATCGCAGAGAAATGTGTGGGCACGACAAAATGAGACAGGTGGTGGTTGCTACAGACCACTGTAGCTTGGAATAAGTGGCGACGACGACTGGGGGACGTCGGATTGGGCAACCACTGATCGGAGAGGATACACAGTACAGTGGTGTCCACTTTTGCGGGAAGAGAAGCCGCGGAACAGCCTCTCCTGGTTCCCAGTCCCAAGTGTGAAACTGTTCAATTTTAGCGAAGGTATCCGAAGTTTTTCCTTTATTTAAAAGTTAGATGCTCTTAACAACAACTTCTCTTTCAGGAACTTGACTTGAACAATAAGTCTCCGGCACGTCCGGCGTTACCTTCTCCGCCAAAGGAACAACACTATAAAAACTATCCGGGTCATGGTGTTAAAAGCGGGAGGATGGCCCTTCCGACGGAAACCCCATAAGGCCATAATGCAGCAGGCCGCCCCGGAAATCATAAAGGGTTATACCACTCTGACTCGTCCCAATACCCCTCTCAACGCGCGAACTGGCGGCGGTTTCGCAAGCTTCACCGCCCTCTGCGCCATCAAGGGTCAAGACGTGACGGGCAAAGTGCTGGCCATCTACAACGAAGCTAAGATGCCACAAATGCGTCCGCCACCCTTCAACGAACCATGATCAACCCTGAAATGGAACCGCTCAAGTACAAGTGGAACGACAGCGAACGGAGGATCTCTTATGAGCCGGACGACCTCTGCATCGATCCAACGAAGCTGGACGAAGCGCAGAACGAAGGAGTGGCCATCGCGAGAAGTTACGAGGTGCAGCCGAACGACGTAGAGGACCTGAAGCTAATTAGAGAACTCCAGGTTCTCTAGATCGATGTGGCCAACCGAAAGATCGACGGATGGGACCGGGATCAAGTACGGCAAGCGTCTATGATCATCTCAAGACACACAAGAGTGTAAATGACTTCGAAGAACTCAGCTAGAAGCTGAAGCCTGGCAGCAAAGTGGCCACCGTACCAGCTCATACACAAGGAGGAAAACACGAGTAAGAACTGGCCGGAATATCTTAGCCAGTCGAAGACGCTAAGAAAGCGGCAAGTCACGGCCCAAGACGCAGTTCAAGACCGTCGAAGTGCAGGACAAACATTGACGGACGACGAACGACGGTGATAGACGAACTAACATTGCGTGGAATGTGAGAATCAATGAGTGAACAGGTTGTTCGTTGATTGGTTATGGTTCTTTCATAAAATCTCTATTTACAGAATGGAACATCTTCACCGCGAACGACAGCAGTGAAACATCGCCCTGGAGAAGCATCTGCAGCGGCCTTGCGTTCCCCTTCCCCGGGCGGCGGCCCTGCTGCGGCACCACCATTCCGAGGGTTTTACCGGCTCGTGTACTACCTGAAACTGATCTGGATAAGCATGACGCGGCAAAGCCGGAACTGCGTAGGCATTGTCCAAGCTCTGATACAATCAGCCGCGTGAAATTCCCCTCAGGTGCA
Protein-coding sequences here:
- the LOC119766587 gene encoding MIEF1 upstream open reading frame protein, producing the protein MTVHSLTTRRLVLRLYRDLQRYGSQLQLTDKDYFRHRIRTEFTHNRDFIDPKEIEFAYKRGRTLLDRARVI
- the LOC6042908 gene encoding probable peptide chain release factor C12orf65 homolog, mitochondrial, with the translated sequence MLSLRTISSSVRQSIFAITRFKTTIDVSKVPVLRDEDLEEAFVRGSGPGGQSVAKTNNKVVLTHKPTGIVIQCHSSRSLFKNREEARRLLILKLDELENGDQSVEAQRQKIEAKKHSETTRRKMKRQELKRSWKDREFGGQD
- the LOC6042907 gene encoding RING-type E3 ubiquitin-protein ligase PPIL2, which produces MGKKQHQKDKMYLTYTEWSEFYGGHKPDSVENEQIKFKRLPFDHCCLTMVPFEHPYCDKDGNVFELAAIIDFIKHFKVNPVTGAPLDGKSLIKLNFTKNHEGQYHCPTLFKPFTKNSHIVVNGKTGNVFSYEATEQLNAKAKNWKDLLDDTPFTRKDIITIQDPSNLEKFNISNFHHIKKKLRVETEEERAERKDPQGRLKTISMETREILTQLEKDYKAPEEKSSEHKVADKFNAAHYSTGAVAAAFTSTSMVPVLNHEAAIIEEDVIRYERVKKKGYVRLLTNFGALNFELYCDQVPKTCENFLKHCASGYYNGCIFHRSIRNFMIQGGDPTGVGNGGASIWGTKFADEIKPNLTHAGRGILSMANSGPNTNGSQFFITYRSCRHLDGKHTIFGKLVGGLEALTEMEHIEVDNRDRPIENIFIQRVQVFVDPFQEADEQLAKARTDELERVQREAEEKQKKTAKAQPLKVFRSGVGKYLDKDITKRTSAESKEPSTGGTDSTQVKKRKQEEKINKFGNFSSW
- the LOC6042910 gene encoding histone H3.1 — its product is MARTKQTARKSTGGKAPRKQLATKAARKSAPATGGVKKPHRFRPGTVALREIRRYQKSTELLLRKLPFQRLVREVAQDFKTDLRFQSSAVMALQEACEAYLVGLFEDTNLCAIHAKRVTIMPKDIQLARRIRGERS
- the LOC6042909 gene encoding late histone H2B.L4 — protein: MPPKTAISKKMAVGKASKNIVKGAAADGGRKARKVRRSENYHRYILLVLKQVHPDTRISKKSMSIMNSFVNDIFERIAAEASRLAHYNKRMTISSREIQTAVRLLLPGELAKHAVSEGTKAVTKFTSSK
- the LOC6042911 gene encoding histone H2A-beta, sperm, whose product is MSARGQGAKAKTKPRSRSDRSGLQFPVSRVHRYLKKGNYANIIGSGASVYLAAVLEYLAAEVLELGGNAARDNKRTRIIPRHLQLAIRNDEELNKLMAGVTLSQGGVLPNIHAVLLPKKTQEKKSE
- the LOC6042912 gene encoding uncharacterized protein LOC6042912 is translated as MTEAAANQQSLCKTLGLKPLTKENILFYYIPVQSMVSYAALSVNVMNPSIAIRLLPKRDVTNFLLVHTLLGTTLYFYSRPHMALVASGQKRAAYSIVGSALFSFGSVLVWAVLRSAIPRNNAAATILGLSSGAVLAKLTYDYLDSNDKLVVAKKN